In the Gasterosteus aculeatus chromosome X, fGasAcu3.hap1.1, whole genome shotgun sequence genome, one interval contains:
- the aagab gene encoding alpha- and gamma-adaptin-binding protein p34, producing MSSTEDETEIPIPCVLITSCDGGFKEEELIKQILSSKTLPEPIKREETVAWYPWTINNKYYTADVRLCVVSSTFQMSSEIAQSMQAFIAYFDSTVKDGLEKLLPWISVVEDLAPEVLILVCDRVCGDGITRHEAQQWCLSHAFELVELNPQELPDEDDDFPESTGVKRIVQALNANVWTSMEMKDGHNQGFGLMSSLVAARHNNPHSCQDPQPSSSLPIEGSRVSEETEHTESSATTETQADTVVDALTDLDIRELANLTAGDADVDNFERLFTKLKEMKDKASSLPHEERKVHAEKVAKAFWTAIGGDDDEIDGLSSGEES from the exons AGATCCTCAGTTCGAAGACTTTGCCGGAGCCGATCAAACGAGAAGAAACGGTAGCCTGGTATCCATGGACCATCAACAACAAATATTATACGGCGGATGTGAGGCTATGCGTTGTGTCAAGCACTTTTCAAATGTCATCGGAGATCGCCCAGTCCATGCAGGCTTTTATCGCTTATTTTGACAGTACAGTG AAGGATGGTCTGGAAAAGCTACTTCCTTGGATATCAGTAGTGGAAGATCTTGCCCCAGAAGTGTTAATTCTGGTGTGCGATAGAGTCTGTGGAGATG GGATCACCAGACATGAAGCCCAACAATGGTGTCTGTCTCATGCTTTCGAGCTTGTGGAGCTCAATCCACAGGAGTTGCCAGACGAGGATG ATGACTTTCCAGAATCCACAGGAGTCAAAAGAATTGTCCAGGCTCTCAATGCCAACGTGTGGACCAGTATGGAGATGAAGGACG GACACAATCAGGGCTTCGGTCTGATGAGCAGTTTAGTAGCTGCCAGACACAACAACCCACACAGCTGTCAAGATCCACAG CCGTCCTCCAGTTTGCCAATCGAGGGGTCGCGTGTCAGTGAGGAGACTGAGCACACAGAAAGTAGCGCCACCACAGAGACCCAGGCGGACACAGTTGTTG ACGCATTGACTGATTTGGACATCCGGGAACTCGCTAATCTCACAGCTGGAGATGCAGATGTGGATAACTTTGAACGTCTTTTTACTAAATTAAAAGAGATGAAAG ACAAAGCTTCCTCCTTACCTCATGAGGAGAGAAAGGTTCATGCAGAGAAG GTAGCAAAGGCGTTTTGGACGGCCATTGGTGGTGATGACGATGAGATAGACGGGTTATCGTCAGGAGAGGAAAGCTAA
- the smad3b gene encoding mothers against decapentaplegic homolog 3b, whose protein sequence is MSILPFTPPIVKRLLGWKKGEQNGQEEKWCEKAVKSLVKKLKKTGQLDELEKAITTQNVHTKCITIPRSLDGRLQVSHRKGLPHVIYCRLWRWPDLQSHHELRAVDHCEFAFHTKKDEVCVNPYHYQRVETPTLPPVLVPRHTDIPAEFPPLDDYSPSIPENTNFPADIEPQSNYIPETPPPGYLSEDGETNDHHLNHSMDTGSPSLSPNPVSPANSNLDLQPVTYCESAFWCSISYYELNQRVGETFHASQPSLTVDGFTDPSNSERFCLGLLSNVNRNSAVELTRRHIGRGVRLYYIGGEVFAECLSDSAIFVQSPNCNQRYGWHPATVCKIPPGCNLKIFNNQEFAALLAQSVNRGFEAVYQLTRMCTIRMSFVKGWGAEYRRQTVTSTPCWIELHLNGPLQWLDKVLTQMGSPSIHCSSVS, encoded by the exons atgtctatATTACCGTTTACACCTCCAATCGTGAAGAGGCTTCTTGGCTGGAAGAAGGGAGAGCAGAACGGGCAAGAGGAGAAATGGTGCGAGAAGGCTGTCAAAAGTCTTGTGAAGAAGTTGAAAAAGACTGGACAGTTGGACGAGTTGGAAAAAGCCATCACAACACAGAATGTCCACACGAAATGCATAACCATACCCAG ATCTTTAGATGGCCGTCTTCAGGTCTCTCACAGGAAAGGTCTTCCTCATGTCATTTACTGTCGCCTGTGGCGCTGGCCGGACCTGCAGTCCCACCACGAGCTGAGGGCCGTCGACCACTGTGAGTTTGCCTTCCACACGAAGAAGGATGAAGTCTGCGTCAACCCCTACCACTACCAGAGGGTGGAGACGCCAA CTTTACCTCCTGTTCTGGTGCCGCGGCATACAGATATCCCCGCGGAGTTTCCCCCGTTGGATGACTACAGTCCATCCATCCCAGAGAACACCAACTTTCCCGCTGACATTGAGCCCCAGAGTAACTATATTCCTG AAACTCCCCCACCAGGGTATCTGAGTGAGGATGGTGAGACAAATGATCACCACCTCAACCACAGCATGGACACAG GTTCACCCAGCCTGTCACCCAACCCTGTGTCACCCGCCAACAGTAATCTTG ACTTACAACCTGTGACATACTGCGAGTCTGCCTTCTGGTGCTCCATCTCCTACTACGAGCTGAACCAACGCGTAGGAGAGACCTTCCACGCCTCCCAGCCCTCCCTCACTGTCGACGGATTCACGGACCCATCCAACTCTGAACGCTTCTGCCTGGGCTTGCTGTCCAACGTCAACCGCAACTCCGCGGTAGAGCTCACACGCAGACACATAG GGCGGGGCGTGAGGTTGTACTACATCGGAGGAGAGGTGTTCGCCGAGTGTCTCAGTGACAGTGCCATCTTTGTTCAGAGTCCTAACTGCAACCAGCGCTACGGATGGCATCCGGCCACTGTCTGCAAAATACCTCCAG GCTGCAACCTGAAGATCTTCAACAACCAGGAGTTTGCTGCTCTCCTCGCCCAGTCAGTCAACCGGGGCTTTGAGGCCGTCTACCAGCTCACCAGAATGTGCACCATTCGCATGAGTTTTGTCAAGGGTTGGGGAGCAGAGTACAG ACGTCAGACAGTGACCAGCACCCCCTGCTGGATAGAACTGCATCTCAATGGCCCTTTGCAGTGGCTGGACAAGGTTCTCACCCAGATGGGCTCTCCCAGCATCCACTGCTCCAGTGTGTCCTAG